From one Streptomyces chromofuscus genomic stretch:
- a CDS encoding sugar ABC transporter substrate-binding protein, whose protein sequence is MARFWTGFRTWTGIAVAGALCASLAGCSSTGGKRAEDARKAAAAQGKAAVNTPRWTFAMITHSGDGDTFWDIVQSGAEQAAVKDNINFLYSHDDEAQQQAQLVDAAVDKKVDGIIVTLAKPDAMKAAVARAVEAGIPVVTVNSGSAESREFGALTHIGQDETIAGQAVGEELNRRGKKKALCILHEQGNVGHEQRCAGLKETFDGTVQNLYVTGTNMPDVQSAVEARLQSDSSVDAVVTLGAPYADTAVKAKESAGSDAEIDTFDLNAKVAAGLKDGTLGFAVDQQPYLQGYEAVDLLWLYKYNADVLGGGKPVLTGPQIITKDQAGALAEYTERGTR, encoded by the coding sequence CACGGTTTTGGACCGGGTTTCGGACCTGGACAGGCATCGCGGTGGCAGGGGCGCTGTGCGCGTCCCTCGCGGGGTGCAGCAGCACCGGCGGCAAGCGCGCCGAGGACGCCCGCAAGGCCGCGGCCGCGCAGGGGAAGGCGGCGGTGAACACCCCCCGCTGGACCTTCGCCATGATCACCCACTCGGGCGACGGCGACACCTTCTGGGACATCGTCCAGAGCGGCGCGGAGCAGGCCGCCGTCAAGGACAACATCAACTTCCTGTACTCGCACGACGACGAGGCCCAGCAGCAGGCGCAGCTGGTGGACGCGGCCGTCGACAAGAAGGTCGACGGCATCATCGTCACCCTCGCCAAGCCCGACGCGATGAAGGCCGCCGTCGCCCGCGCGGTCGAGGCGGGCATCCCGGTGGTCACGGTGAACTCGGGCTCCGCCGAGTCCCGGGAATTCGGCGCGCTCACCCACATCGGCCAGGACGAGACGATCGCCGGCCAGGCCGTCGGGGAGGAACTCAACAGGCGCGGGAAGAAGAAGGCGCTCTGCATCCTGCACGAGCAGGGCAACGTCGGCCACGAGCAGCGCTGCGCCGGCCTGAAGGAGACCTTCGACGGCACCGTGCAGAACCTCTACGTCACCGGCACCAACATGCCCGACGTGCAGTCCGCCGTCGAGGCCAGGCTCCAGTCCGACAGCTCGGTCGACGCCGTCGTCACCCTCGGCGCCCCGTACGCGGACACGGCCGTCAAGGCCAAGGAGAGCGCCGGCAGCGACGCCGAGATCGACACCTTCGACCTGAACGCCAAGGTGGCCGCCGGGCTGAAGGACGGCACCCTCGGCTTTGCCGTCGACCAGCAGCCCTACCTCCAGGGCTACGAGGCCGTCGACCTGCTGTGGCTGTACAAGTACAACGCCGACGTGCTCGGCGGCGGCAAGCCCGTGCTCACCGGCCCGCAGATCATCACCAAGGACCAGGCGGGCGCCCTGGCGGAGTACACCGAGCGGGGCACCCGATGA